The DNA sequence CCGGTGGCAGCGACGCGGCCCAGGCGGGCAGCCAGGCCGCCCGGGCGATTCGCACCGCCCAGGAGCGCAGCGCCGGCACCCTGAGCCGGGGGGAGGAACTGTTCACCTACGGCTGCGCCAGTTGCCACTACAACAATCCGGATGAGCCCAGCATCATGCGCCCGGACATGAGCCTGAACAGCGCCGTGACCGCCGATGACCCGACCAACCTGATCCGCTTCACGCTGGAAGGCATCTCCGACGAGGCCGGTATTCAGGGCGTCGTGATGCCGGGCTACACGGACTGGAGCAATGACGATCTGGTGGCCCTGTTCACATTCCTGCGCGACACCCACACCGATCGCCCCGCCTGGGACAATCTCGAACAACGTATTCAAGCGCTGCGCGATAACGCCGGCAACGGGAAGGAGTAACAGACCATGAGCACCACATTCACCCTCAATGGGCAAAAGGTCACTCTGGAGGTGACCGACGACACCCCGCTGCTCTGGGGCATTCGCGATGACGCCGGCATGACCGGCACCAAGTTCGGCTGCGGCATCGGCCTGTGCGGCGCCTGCACCGTGCTGGTCAACGGCCGGGCCACCCGCTCCTGCATTACGCCGGTCAGCCAGGTGGCCGGGGCCGAGGTCACCACCATCGAGGGGCTGGACGAGAACGGCCAGCACCCCCTGCAGAAAGCCTGGGTGGAAACCCAGACGCCGCAATGCGGTTACTGCCAGTCCGGGCAGATCATGCAGGCCGCGGCCATGCTCAAGGACTTTCCCAACCCCACCGATGAGCAGATCGACCAGGTGATGAGCGGCAACCTGTGCCGCTGCATGGCCTATGTGCGCATCCGGGAAGCCATCAAAATCGCCGCCACCGAAATGCGCGGCGGTGTCCAGATCCAGGAGGGTGCCTCCAATGAATAAGCTATTTCGCTCCTTGCTCAACCCCGATGTGGGCGCGGTCAATCACGGCCCCAGCCTGAGCCGCCGCGGCTTTCTGATCGGCGCCGCCGGTGCCGGCATCACCCTCGCCTTTTACCGCCCCGGGTTGAGTTTTGCCCAGCCGGAAGAGGTGATTGAAAACCAGACCTTTGAGCCGACCATCTGGTATCAGATCGAAAATGACGGGCGCATCATCGTCAACATTGCCGAGGCTGAAATGGGCCAGCATGTGGGCACTGCCCTGGCCCGCATTGTCGCGGACGAACTGGAAGCCGACTGGTCCAAGGTCGAACTGCACCACGTCGACAGCGATCCCAAATGGGGCCTGATGGTCACCGGTGGCAGTTGGTCGGTTTGGCAAAACTTTATGCCCCTCAGTCGCGCCGGTGCCGCCGGTCGGCAAGTGTTAATTGAAGAGGGCGCCAAACTGCTCGGCGTCAACGTCAGTCAGTGCCGCGCGCGCAACAGCGAAGTGATCGCGGGCAACCGCTCCATCAGCTACGCCGAGATCGTTCAGCGTGGCAACATGTCCCGCTCCTTCAGCGAAGACGAACTGGAAAAAATCCAGGTCAAAAAACCCGAAGACCGCCGCCTGATCGGTCAGGAAGCCCAGGCACTGGATATCCCCGATAAAACCGATGGTTCCAGTGTGTACGGCATCGATGCCAACGTCGAAAACATGGTGTACGGTCGGCCTCTGATTCCGCCCACCCGCTACGGTGCGAAGATCAACAGCATCGATGACAGCGAGGCGAAAAACGTCGAGGGTTACCTGCAGACCATTCAACTGAATGACCCGACCGACACCGTGCCCGGTTGGGCGGTGGTCATTGCCACCTCGTTTTACGCGGCGAGCAAAGCGGCCAGTAAAATCAAAGTGGACTGGACGCCGGGGGAAACCGCCAACGTCAGCGAGCAGGATATTCTCGATCGCGGTTTGGAATTGATTGAGAAAGGCGATGGCGGTGCACTGGTGGTGAATGAAGAAGGCGTGGACGACGCCTTCAGCAACGCCGATTCGGTGCTGGAAGAAGATTACATCGCCCACACCGTGTTGCACTTTCAACTGGAGCCGGTCAATGCCCTCGCCTATCAGAAAGACGGTATCTGGGAAATTCACACCGGCAACCAGTGGCAGTCCCTGATTCTGCCGACGCTGGCCAACGCGCTGGATGTACCGGAAAACAAAGTCATCATGCGTACCTATATGCTCGGCGGTGGTTTTGGTCGCCGGCTCAATGGCGACTACGCGGTGCCCGCGGCTCTGGCCTCAAAAGCGCTGAACCGCCCGGTGAAGCTGGTGTTCACCCGGGAAGACGACGCGCGCTTTGACTCGGTGCGCTCCCCCGCCTACCAGCGGGTGCGCATGGCCTTTGATGCCGAGGGCAACCCCACCGGCATGGAGCACCACGCCACCGCCGGCTGGCCCACACAGGTGATGGTGCCGGGCTTTATGCCCGCGGCCACCAATGGTGAGAAGTACGACCCCTTCGCCATTCAGGGCGCCGCTCACTGGTATTCGGTGGGGGCGCATCGGTTGCGGGCCATTTCCAACGACCTGGCCAACAAAACCTTTCGCCCCGGCTGGCTGCGCTCGGTGGGCTCGGGCTGGGTAAATTGGGCCCTGGAGTCTTTTATGGACCAGGCGGCCCGCAAGGCCGGGAAAGACCCGGTTGAGTTCCGTCTGGCCCTGCTGAAAGCGGAAGGCAAAAACGCCGGCGAAGCCCCCAACTCGGTGGGCGGCGCCAGCCGTCAGGCGAATGTGCTACGCCGGGTGCGGGAAATTTCCGAGTGGGGCCAGGAGATGCCGGCGGATACCGGCCTCGGTGTGGCCACCACTTACGGCCAGGAGCGCAACATGCCGACCTGGACGGCTTGCGTCGCCAAGGTGCATGTGGATCGCAATACCGGCAAGGTGACGCTGCAGAAACTGACGCTGGTGACCGATGCTGGCACGGTGGTGCATCCGGATGGTGCCCGGGCGCAGGTGGAAGGCGCGGCTTTGTGGGGTGCCAGTATGGCGCTGCATGAGGGGACGGTGTTTGAGAAGGGTGAGGTGAAGGATCAGAACCTGAATACTTATTCACCGATGCGGATTCGCGATGTGCCGGAGATTGAGATGGAGTTTGTGGACAGTACGGAGTTGTCGGTAGGCTTGGGTGAACCGGCAACCACGGTGGTCGGTCCGGCGATTGGCAACGCGATTTTCGCGGCGGTCGGAGTACGGATGACGGAGATTCCGATTCGACGCGAAGCGGTGTTGGCGGCTTTGAAAGCTTAGCTTGCCGACTTTTTAGTCCGATAGTCCGGTACGGGAAGGGGGACGTTGTTTCCAGACACGCCGTGAATACATCCATGTAGGCTCGGATCGCGGGTCCCCCGCTCTACGGTCTGGAAACAACGTCCCCCTTCCCGCACCTCAGTGCTTCGTAATAACGTCTCGCAGGGCACATGGCTCCTTTCGAAAAAACCGGAAGATAAAATGCATTCGCGTGGGAATTACCTCGGAGGTCGGAGGAGGGCACACCCTTTCAAGACCGTAAGCGGAGGGACTCCGCGCGTCGAGCCCCCAGGGATGGGTTTACGGCGTGTCTTGAAAGGGTGTGCCCTCCTCCGACCGGACGTTACAGAACACTCAAATCTTCAGGCCGATCCACGTCCCGCAACACCCCCACATCCGAAACAGGAATCAGACGGCAGGCGCTGTGGTGTTTTCTGATGATGGTGCGTGCACCCAGATCACCGTGGAGGTTGGCCAGCTCGGGCCAGAAGTCGCGGCCGAATAGTACCGGGTGGCCCGCATTGCCGTCGTAGACCGGGCGGATGATCGTGTCTTCCGTTGCGTGGCTCAACAACTCGCTGAACGCATCCGGTTTGATCCAGGGCATATCACCGAGAAGAACCGCCGCTGCAGTGGCGTCTTTGTTATCTACCTGTAGGTGCTGAAACGCGGCGGCGATGCTGGTGCCCAGACCAATGGGTTCTTCGGGAGCATAAATGACCGGCTCCGTCCCCAGCCCAAGATCGCGCTCTTCATCGTCGGAGCGGAGTACCACATAAAACGCTTCAAACACTGATCGGGTCATGGCAACCGTTGCCTGAAGTAGTGTCTGGCCTTCCGTGAGCTGGGCTCGACGTTTGTCCGCGCCGAACCGGGTGGAGTAGCCGGCGGCCATTATCAGGCCGACGACATCGTTGGAGGGGGTGAGGCTAGAGGGCATGGCGCGGTCGGCCCCGGTGCACTCGGATGATGTCGGCCATGACGGCCAGGGCGATTTCGGCGGGGGTTTTACTGCCTATCGCCAGGCCGATGGGCATGTGCAGGCGCTCGATATCCGCGTCGTTCAGTCCACCGGAGCGGCGCAGGCGTTCGGCGCGGTTAGCGGAGGTTTTGCGCGAGCCCATGACGCCGATGTAAAACGCCTCGGTGCGCACCGCTTCCATCATCGCCAGGTCGTCGATTCTCGGATCGTGGGTCAGAGCCACTACCGCCGTGGCGGCATGGGCGTGCTGCTCAATGTAGAGCGATGGCAGGACCGCCTCGACATTGACCCCCGGCACGTTAAAGGTGGCCACTTCGTCATCGCGTGGATCGCACACAATCACATCAAACCCCAGCGCTTGGGCAAACTCGGCGCAGGCAGCGGACACCGGGCTGATGCCGGCGATGATCAAGCGCAGCGTGGGGCCGACCCGGATGCGCACGGCCTGTTCATCACGCTCCACTCGCGGGCCGAGGGCCGAGCCCTCGACGAAGGTCGACTCACCATTGTCGA is a window from the Marinimicrobium koreense genome containing:
- a CDS encoding (2Fe-2S)-binding protein translates to MSTTFTLNGQKVTLEVTDDTPLLWGIRDDAGMTGTKFGCGIGLCGACTVLVNGRATRSCITPVSQVAGAEVTTIEGLDENGQHPLQKAWVETQTPQCGYCQSGQIMQAAAMLKDFPNPTDEQIDQVMSGNLCRCMAYVRIREAIKIAATEMRGGVQIQEGASNE
- a CDS encoding xanthine dehydrogenase family protein molybdopterin-binding subunit, with protein sequence MNKLFRSLLNPDVGAVNHGPSLSRRGFLIGAAGAGITLAFYRPGLSFAQPEEVIENQTFEPTIWYQIENDGRIIVNIAEAEMGQHVGTALARIVADELEADWSKVELHHVDSDPKWGLMVTGGSWSVWQNFMPLSRAGAAGRQVLIEEGAKLLGVNVSQCRARNSEVIAGNRSISYAEIVQRGNMSRSFSEDELEKIQVKKPEDRRLIGQEAQALDIPDKTDGSSVYGIDANVENMVYGRPLIPPTRYGAKINSIDDSEAKNVEGYLQTIQLNDPTDTVPGWAVVIATSFYAASKAASKIKVDWTPGETANVSEQDILDRGLELIEKGDGGALVVNEEGVDDAFSNADSVLEEDYIAHTVLHFQLEPVNALAYQKDGIWEIHTGNQWQSLILPTLANALDVPENKVIMRTYMLGGGFGRRLNGDYAVPAALASKALNRPVKLVFTREDDARFDSVRSPAYQRVRMAFDAEGNPTGMEHHATAGWPTQVMVPGFMPAATNGEKYDPFAIQGAAHWYSVGAHRLRAISNDLANKTFRPGWLRSVGSGWVNWALESFMDQAARKAGKDPVEFRLALLKAEGKNAGEAPNSVGGASRQANVLRRVREISEWGQEMPADTGLGVATTYGQERNMPTWTACVAKVHVDRNTGKVTLQKLTLVTDAGTVVHPDGARAQVEGAALWGASMALHEGTVFEKGEVKDQNLNTYSPMRIRDVPEIEMEFVDSTELSVGLGEPATTVVGPAIGNAIFAAVGVRMTEIPIRREAVLAALKA
- a CDS encoding nucleotidyltransferase family protein; translated protein: MPSSLTPSNDVVGLIMAAGYSTRFGADKRRAQLTEGQTLLQATVAMTRSVFEAFYVVLRSDDEERDLGLGTEPVIYAPEEPIGLGTSIAAAFQHLQVDNKDATAAAVLLGDMPWIKPDAFSELLSHATEDTIIRPVYDGNAGHPVLFGRDFWPELANLHGDLGARTIIRKHHSACRLIPVSDVGVLRDVDRPEDLSVL
- a CDS encoding XdhC family protein; translation: MQHLDLQVIERALQWLDNDQPIWLCTVLATFGSSPREPGSMMVARSDGQHVGSLSGGCVEEDFLARLRAGDFHQPLSQIRYGNDEVSGPKVTLPCGGVLDVLIERLTPTEEHRAHLQTLREAMRGQQSLIRSVLLDNGESTFVEGSALGPRVERDEQAVRIRVGPTLRLIIAGISPVSAACAEFAQALGFDVIVCDPRDDEVATFNVPGVNVEAVLPSLYIEQHAHAATAVVALTHDPRIDDLAMMEAVRTEAFYIGVMGSRKTSANRAERLRRSGGLNDADIERLHMPIGLAIGSKTPAEIALAVMADIIRVHRGRPRHAL